Proteins from one Camelina sativa cultivar DH55 chromosome 8, Cs, whole genome shotgun sequence genomic window:
- the LOC104707674 gene encoding external alternative NAD(P)H-ubiquinone oxidoreductase B2, mitochondrial isoform X2, whose protein sequence is MRSFSFFERFSKAFQDHPSLTRIIVVSTISGGGLIAYSEANASYGATGSAAVVEIGTKKKKVVLLGTGWAGTSFLKNLNNSQYEVQIISPRNYFAFTPLLPSVTCGTVEARSVVEPIRNIGRKNVDTSYLEAECFKIDPSSKKVYCRSKQGLASNGKKEFSVDYDYLVIATGAQSNTFNIPGVEENCHFLKEVEDAQKIRKTVIDSFEKASLPDLSDEERKRILHFVVVGGGPTGVEFAAELHDFVTEDLVSLYPRAKGSVQITLLEAADHILTMFDKRITEFAEEKFSRDGIDVKLGSMVTKVNEKDISAKTKGEVSSIPYGMIVWSTGIGTRPVIKGFMKQIGQGNRRALATDEWLRVEGCDNIYALGDCATINQRKVMEDVSAIFSKADKDKSGTLTLKEFQEAMDDICVRYPQVELYLKSKRMRGIADLLKEAETDDGSKKNIELKIEEFKSALSQVDSQVKFLPATAQVAAQQGAYLAKCFDRMEECEKNPEGPIRMRGEGRHRFRPFRYRHLGQFAPLGGEQTAAQLPGDWVSIGHSSQWLWYSVYASKQVSWRTRVLVVSDWMRRFIFGRDSSSI, encoded by the exons ATGAGAAGTTTCAGTTTCTTCGAGAGATTCTCCAAAGCTTTTCAAGACCATCCTTCTCTCACCCGAATCATCGTCGTCTCCACTATCAG TGGTGGTGGACTTATAGCCTATTCTGAGGCAAACGCATCTTATGGAGCGACCGGTTCCGCTGCCGTTGTTGAAATTggaaccaagaagaagaaggttgtgcTGCTCGGAACTGGTTGGGCTGGAACTAGTTTCTTGAAGAATTTGAATAATTCTCAATACGAGGTTCAGATTATTTCGCCTCGAAACTACTTTGCTTTCACTCCTTTGCTACCTAGTGTTACCTGTGGAACTGTTGAAGCTCGCAGCGTTGTTGAGCCTATTCGTAACATTGGAAGAAAG AATGTTGATACGTCTTACCTGGAGGCAGAATGTTTCAAAATTGATCCATCAAGCAAGAAAGTGTATTGCCGATCCAAACAAGGCCTTGCTTCAAATGGAAAGAAAGAATTTTCTGTCGATTATGACTACCTTGTAATTGCTACTGGAGCTCAGTCTAACACCTTTAACATACCCGGAGTGGAAGAGAACTGTCATTTTCTGAAA GAGGTTGAAGATGCTCAGAAAATCCGTAAAACTGTAATTGATTCCTTTGAGAAGGCAAGTCTACCAGATCTAAGCGatgaagagaggaagagaattCTGCATTTTGTGGTTGTTGGTGGTGGGCCAACAGGTGTTGAGTTTGCCGCTGAACTGCATGATTTTGTTACTGAGGATCTAGTTAGTCTCTACCCTAGAGCCAAGGGTTCAGTGCAGATCACTCTTCTGGAGGCGGCAGACCACATCCTGACCAT GTTTGACAAGAGAATTACAGAGTTTGCTGAAGAAAAGTTTAGCAGAGATGGAATTGATGTGAAACTTGGCTCGATGGTAACTAAAGTGAATGAGAAAGATATATCTGCTAAAACCAAAGGAGAGGTTTCTTCAATTCCTTATGGAATGATTGTCTGGTCAACTGGTATTGGAACTCGTCCTGTCATAAAAGGTTTTATGAAACAAATTGGTCAG GGTAATAGACGTGCTCTGGCCACTGATGAATGGCTTCGCGTAGAAGGATGTGATAACATATATGCCCTTGGCGATTGCGCAACAATTAACCAGCGCAAAGTCATG GAAGATGTTTCTGCTATATTTAGCAAAGCAGACAAAGACAAGTCTGGGACACTAACTCTCAAAGAGTTTCAAGAAGCAATGGATGACATCTGTGTTAGATACCCTCAAGTGGAGCTCTACTTGAAAAGTAAACGTATGCGGGGCATTGCTGATCTTCTAAAAGAAGCTGAAACTGATGATGGATCCAAGAAGAACATCGAACTTAAGATCGAAGAATTCAAATCTGCTCTTTCGCAGGTTGACTCACAAGTGAAGTTTCTTCCAGCTACAGCACAG GTTGCTGCGCAACAAGGTGCTTACCTAGCTAAATGCTTTGATCGCATGGAAGAGTGTGAGAAGAATCCAGAAGGTCCCATTAGGATGAGAGGAGAAGGTCGTCACCGTTTCCGTCCCTTCAG GTACAGGCATTTGGGACAATTTGCACCACTGGGAGGGGAACAAACGGCAGCACAACTTCCAGGTGATTGGGTTTCTATTGGACATAGCAGTCAGTGGCTGTGGTATTCCGTCTACGCAAg TAAACAAGTGAGCTGGCGTACGAGAGTGCTTGTGGTTTCAGATTGGATGAGGCGATTCATCTTTGGTAGGGATTCAAGTAGCATCTGA
- the LOC104707674 gene encoding external alternative NAD(P)H-ubiquinone oxidoreductase B2, mitochondrial isoform X1, which yields MRSFSFFERFSKAFQDHPSLTRIIVVSTISGGGLIAYSEANASYGATGSAAVVEIGTKKKKVVLLGTGWAGTSFLKNLNNSQYEVQIISPRNYFAFTPLLPSVTCGTVEARSVVEPIRNIGRKKNVDTSYLEAECFKIDPSSKKVYCRSKQGLASNGKKEFSVDYDYLVIATGAQSNTFNIPGVEENCHFLKEVEDAQKIRKTVIDSFEKASLPDLSDEERKRILHFVVVGGGPTGVEFAAELHDFVTEDLVSLYPRAKGSVQITLLEAADHILTMFDKRITEFAEEKFSRDGIDVKLGSMVTKVNEKDISAKTKGEVSSIPYGMIVWSTGIGTRPVIKGFMKQIGQGNRRALATDEWLRVEGCDNIYALGDCATINQRKVMEDVSAIFSKADKDKSGTLTLKEFQEAMDDICVRYPQVELYLKSKRMRGIADLLKEAETDDGSKKNIELKIEEFKSALSQVDSQVKFLPATAQVAAQQGAYLAKCFDRMEECEKNPEGPIRMRGEGRHRFRPFRYRHLGQFAPLGGEQTAAQLPGDWVSIGHSSQWLWYSVYASKQVSWRTRVLVVSDWMRRFIFGRDSSSI from the exons ATGAGAAGTTTCAGTTTCTTCGAGAGATTCTCCAAAGCTTTTCAAGACCATCCTTCTCTCACCCGAATCATCGTCGTCTCCACTATCAG TGGTGGTGGACTTATAGCCTATTCTGAGGCAAACGCATCTTATGGAGCGACCGGTTCCGCTGCCGTTGTTGAAATTggaaccaagaagaagaaggttgtgcTGCTCGGAACTGGTTGGGCTGGAACTAGTTTCTTGAAGAATTTGAATAATTCTCAATACGAGGTTCAGATTATTTCGCCTCGAAACTACTTTGCTTTCACTCCTTTGCTACCTAGTGTTACCTGTGGAACTGTTGAAGCTCGCAGCGTTGTTGAGCCTATTCGTAACATTGGAAGAAAG AAGAATGTTGATACGTCTTACCTGGAGGCAGAATGTTTCAAAATTGATCCATCAAGCAAGAAAGTGTATTGCCGATCCAAACAAGGCCTTGCTTCAAATGGAAAGAAAGAATTTTCTGTCGATTATGACTACCTTGTAATTGCTACTGGAGCTCAGTCTAACACCTTTAACATACCCGGAGTGGAAGAGAACTGTCATTTTCTGAAA GAGGTTGAAGATGCTCAGAAAATCCGTAAAACTGTAATTGATTCCTTTGAGAAGGCAAGTCTACCAGATCTAAGCGatgaagagaggaagagaattCTGCATTTTGTGGTTGTTGGTGGTGGGCCAACAGGTGTTGAGTTTGCCGCTGAACTGCATGATTTTGTTACTGAGGATCTAGTTAGTCTCTACCCTAGAGCCAAGGGTTCAGTGCAGATCACTCTTCTGGAGGCGGCAGACCACATCCTGACCAT GTTTGACAAGAGAATTACAGAGTTTGCTGAAGAAAAGTTTAGCAGAGATGGAATTGATGTGAAACTTGGCTCGATGGTAACTAAAGTGAATGAGAAAGATATATCTGCTAAAACCAAAGGAGAGGTTTCTTCAATTCCTTATGGAATGATTGTCTGGTCAACTGGTATTGGAACTCGTCCTGTCATAAAAGGTTTTATGAAACAAATTGGTCAG GGTAATAGACGTGCTCTGGCCACTGATGAATGGCTTCGCGTAGAAGGATGTGATAACATATATGCCCTTGGCGATTGCGCAACAATTAACCAGCGCAAAGTCATG GAAGATGTTTCTGCTATATTTAGCAAAGCAGACAAAGACAAGTCTGGGACACTAACTCTCAAAGAGTTTCAAGAAGCAATGGATGACATCTGTGTTAGATACCCTCAAGTGGAGCTCTACTTGAAAAGTAAACGTATGCGGGGCATTGCTGATCTTCTAAAAGAAGCTGAAACTGATGATGGATCCAAGAAGAACATCGAACTTAAGATCGAAGAATTCAAATCTGCTCTTTCGCAGGTTGACTCACAAGTGAAGTTTCTTCCAGCTACAGCACAG GTTGCTGCGCAACAAGGTGCTTACCTAGCTAAATGCTTTGATCGCATGGAAGAGTGTGAGAAGAATCCAGAAGGTCCCATTAGGATGAGAGGAGAAGGTCGTCACCGTTTCCGTCCCTTCAG GTACAGGCATTTGGGACAATTTGCACCACTGGGAGGGGAACAAACGGCAGCACAACTTCCAGGTGATTGGGTTTCTATTGGACATAGCAGTCAGTGGCTGTGGTATTCCGTCTACGCAAg TAAACAAGTGAGCTGGCGTACGAGAGTGCTTGTGGTTTCAGATTGGATGAGGCGATTCATCTTTGGTAGGGATTCAAGTAGCATCTGA
- the LOC104707675 gene encoding uncharacterized protein LOC104707675 isoform X2, with the protein MPKKILMSVSMRCEKCRSEALKIGAKTTGVTFVGIEGEEKDKVVVIGEGVDAACLVVRLRKKVGFADIISVADVDS; encoded by the exons ATGCCCAAG AAAATCTTGATGTCGGTGAGTATGAGGTGCGAAAAATGTCGTTCAGAAGCTCTCAAGATCGGAGCTAAAACCACTG gAGTGACTTTTGTGGGaatagaaggagaagagaaagacaaaGTGGTAGTGATCGGAGAAGGTGTTGACGCCGCATGTTTAGTTGTCCGGCTTCGCAAGAAAGTTGGTTTCGCTGATATTATCAGCGTCGCAGATGTTGACTCTTAA
- the LOC104707675 gene encoding uncharacterized protein LOC104707675 isoform X1: MPKKILMSVSMRCEKCRSEALKIGAKTTGAGVTFVGIEGEEKDKVVVIGEGVDAACLVVRLRKKVGFADIISVADVDS, encoded by the exons ATGCCCAAG AAAATCTTGATGTCGGTGAGTATGAGGTGCGAAAAATGTCGTTCAGAAGCTCTCAAGATCGGAGCTAAAACCACTG gagcaggAGTGACTTTTGTGGGaatagaaggagaagagaaagacaaaGTGGTAGTGATCGGAGAAGGTGTTGACGCCGCATGTTTAGTTGTCCGGCTTCGCAAGAAAGTTGGTTTCGCTGATATTATCAGCGTCGCAGATGTTGACTCTTAA